One part of the Anopheles coustani chromosome 2, idAnoCousDA_361_x.2, whole genome shotgun sequence genome encodes these proteins:
- the LOC131262530 gene encoding zinc finger protein 551-like: MELSLATFAEKYHIICRFCLSDKGCLPIFLSDNIFNDKLQCGFDIIASKVDESDGLPNNICSSCLKCIESYISFEVKCSKSYEILEQVFVLLYGKGKDEEESLEILMEADSCSISEHISNDEHFSVELIEAQNNSRVNEQGTEMLEESENERQDEQLETGENCIVDHEDEVQHLEMYEDDEEDNELYQELEKEIISNDRNKGEIDESENILLLVNEHAESVEHLSDEQKQMFLTAANAKIKDWVHRGVRRIPVVECTFCNKTYRGRNTLRKHLKLHFNIKNYNCRHCTRSFSDRSSLRLHEIRHSAVKSFNCEHCERSYYSLSELKQHYVLQHEERKFACTICLAKFPLKSILNDHSLVHKPERPYVCNICGCSFKRNRNLVRHLTNHNDGNVRQKVNSCLLRKPISCWHCSLFFEIPSELLNHIVVQHPEKYEQTKKGRHCCPYCNFLFESLDKCLMHQNKHFVLPVNTTGGKIYECGECGRQLRYKSLAQKHLLSHNTKKVFECPYEGCGKKYKHKIFYSRHMRDVHNSAIE; the protein is encoded by the exons TCTTTCAGACAAAGGCTGCTTACCAATATTTCTATCAGATAACATCTTCAACGATAAATTACAGTGTGGTTTTGATATCATAGCGTCAAAGGTTGACGAAAGTGACGGGCTtccaaacaacatctgcagtagcTGTTTGAAGTGCATCGAGAGTTACATTAGTTTTGAAGTAAAATGTAGTAAATCTTACGAAATTTTGGAACAAGTCTTTGTGCTATTATATGGAAAAGGTAAAGATGAAGAAGAGTCTTTGGAAATATTGATGGAAGCAGATTCCTGCTCAATTTCTGAACATATCTCGAATGATGAGCATTTTTCAGTGGAACTAATCGAAG CACAAAACAATAGCAGAGTTAATGAGCAAGGCACCGAAATGTTGGAGGAATCTGAAAACGAAAGACAAGATGAACAGTTGGAAACTGGGGAGAATTGCATCGTTGATCATGAAGATGAAGTTCAACATCTAGAGATGTATGAGGACGATGAGGAGGACAATGAATTGTACCAAGAACTAGAGAAGGAAATCATATCGAATGACCGTAACAAAGGAGAAATCgacgaaagtgaaaatatcttacttctcgTAAACGAACATGCAGAATCAGTAGAGCATTTATCCGATGAACAAAAGCAAATGTTTCTCACAGCAGCTAATGCCAAGATCAAAGACTGGGTTCATCGTGGCGTACGAAGGATTCCCGTTGTAGAGTGTACATTTTGTAACAAAACGTATCGTGGAAGAAACACACTCCGGAAGCACTTGAAGCTACACTTTAACATCAAAAATTATAACTGTCGCCACTGTACCCGAAGCTTCTCAGATCGTTCATCATTGCGTTTGCATGAAATTAGACACTCGGCAGTAAAATCATTCAATTGTGAACATTGTGAACGTTCATATTATAGTTTATCCGAGTTAAAACAGCATTACGTTCTGCAgcatgaagaaagaaaatttgctTGCACCATATGTCTTGCCAAATTTCCCTTAAAGTCGATCCTGAACGATCACTCCTTGGTTCACAAACCAGAACGACCGTATGTTTGTAATATTTGTGGGTGTTCTTTTAAACGCAATCGCAATCTTGTGCGTCACCTAACAAATCATAACGATGGAAATGTTAGACAAAAAgtaaatagttgtttgttgcGAAAACCGATCAGTTGTTGGCATTGCTCGCTGTTTTTTGAGATCCCTTCCGAATTACTAAATCATATTGTTGTGCAACACCCTGAAAAGTATGAACAAACGAAGAAGGGAAGGCACTGCTGCCCATACTGTAACTTTTTATTCGAATCCTTGGATAAGTGTCTGatgcatcaaaacaaacactttgtcCTACCAGTCAATACTACTGGCGGAAAAATATACGAATGCGGCGAATGTGGACGACAGCTTCGTTATAAATCATTGGCACAGAAGCATTTGCTATCACACAATACTAAGAAGGTTTTTGAATGTCCGTATGAAGGATGTggcaaaaaatacaaacataaGATATTTTATTCACGTCATATGCGAGACGTTCATAATTCAGCAATCGAATGA
- the LOC131262546 gene encoding alpha-tocopherol transfer protein-like isoform X2: MEKEVAERELNEDESQIESHLSVIRTWLAERGLQCEIVDDQFLIAFLRGCKFSLEKVKKKILLFHEIRYQLPQVIQNRDPEDEKTIKVIRMGVAVPLPSTTKPTDPKLFIIRVGHFNTEQCSFADVMKVGTMINDILMREDDQMVICGMTLVIDLKGVSAGHLMQLEIELLRKIAILNQDASPLRMQGIHILNPPTGANIALNIFNGLLSEKNRHKRIFSHDNGLKSLHQHFSPELLPKEYGGNLESIDNIVKQWENKLKDNRLYLLEMAAMSSKKVSSSSGTTAINCSMEDSFGTDGSFRKLSFD, translated from the exons ATGGAAAAG GAAGTAGCTGAACGGGAACTCAACGAAGATGAATCTCAGATCGAGAGTCATCTGTCAGTAATTCGAACGTGGCTTGCTGAACGTGGACTACAGTGCGAAATAGTTGATGATCAGTTTTTGATAGCCTTCCTCCGTGGGTGCAAGTTCAGTTTAGaaaaggtgaagaaaaaaatacttctGTTTCATGAGATCCGTTACCAGTTACCGCAAGTAATTCAAAATCGTGACCCAGAGGATGAGAAGACCATCAAAGTTATACGTATGGG cGTTGCTGTGCCTCTCCCTAGCACAACAAAGCCCACCGATCCAAAGCTGTTTATCATTCGAGTTGGACATTTCAACACCGAGCAATGCAGTTTTGCAGACGTTATGAAAGTCGGAACTATGATCAACGATATTCTGATGCGTGAAGACGACCAGATGGTAATTTGCGGCATGACCCTTGTAATAGATCTCAAAGGGGTCTCTGCTGGTCACTTGATGCAATTAGAAATAGaacttttacgaaaaatcgccATTCTGAACCAAGATGCTTCACCGCTTCGAATGCAGGGAATTCACATACTGAACCCACCAACAGGGGCTAATATTGCATTAAATATCTTTAACGGGCTTCTTTCGGAAAAAAATCGCCATAAAAGA ATTTTTTCTCATGACAACGGCCTTAAGTCATTACATCAGCATTTTTCGCCTGAACTGCTTCCAAAAGAATATGGAGGTAATCTAGAGTCAATTGACAATATTGTAAAGCAGTGGGAGAATAAGCTGAAAGATAATCGTTTATATCTGCTGGAAATGGCTGCAATGAGCtcaaaaaaagtttcatcatCTTCTGGTACAACTGCGATCAATTGCTCCATGGAAGATTCTTTTGGAACTGACGGAAGCTTTAGGAAGCTTAGTTTTGACTGa
- the LOC131262546 gene encoding alpha-tocopherol transfer protein-like isoform X1: MSQIRPVSSLLKEVAERELNEDESQIESHLSVIRTWLAERGLQCEIVDDQFLIAFLRGCKFSLEKVKKKILLFHEIRYQLPQVIQNRDPEDEKTIKVIRMGVAVPLPSTTKPTDPKLFIIRVGHFNTEQCSFADVMKVGTMINDILMREDDQMVICGMTLVIDLKGVSAGHLMQLEIELLRKIAILNQDASPLRMQGIHILNPPTGANIALNIFNGLLSEKNRHKRIFSHDNGLKSLHQHFSPELLPKEYGGNLESIDNIVKQWENKLKDNRLYLLEMAAMSSKKVSSSSGTTAINCSMEDSFGTDGSFRKLSFD; the protein is encoded by the exons ATGTCTCAAATTCGTCCCGTGTCCTCGCTATTGAAGGAAGTAGCTGAACGGGAACTCAACGAAGATGAATCTCAGATCGAGAGTCATCTGTCAGTAATTCGAACGTGGCTTGCTGAACGTGGACTACAGTGCGAAATAGTTGATGATCAGTTTTTGATAGCCTTCCTCCGTGGGTGCAAGTTCAGTTTAGaaaaggtgaagaaaaaaatacttctGTTTCATGAGATCCGTTACCAGTTACCGCAAGTAATTCAAAATCGTGACCCAGAGGATGAGAAGACCATCAAAGTTATACGTATGGG cGTTGCTGTGCCTCTCCCTAGCACAACAAAGCCCACCGATCCAAAGCTGTTTATCATTCGAGTTGGACATTTCAACACCGAGCAATGCAGTTTTGCAGACGTTATGAAAGTCGGAACTATGATCAACGATATTCTGATGCGTGAAGACGACCAGATGGTAATTTGCGGCATGACCCTTGTAATAGATCTCAAAGGGGTCTCTGCTGGTCACTTGATGCAATTAGAAATAGaacttttacgaaaaatcgccATTCTGAACCAAGATGCTTCACCGCTTCGAATGCAGGGAATTCACATACTGAACCCACCAACAGGGGCTAATATTGCATTAAATATCTTTAACGGGCTTCTTTCGGAAAAAAATCGCCATAAAAGA ATTTTTTCTCATGACAACGGCCTTAAGTCATTACATCAGCATTTTTCGCCTGAACTGCTTCCAAAAGAATATGGAGGTAATCTAGAGTCAATTGACAATATTGTAAAGCAGTGGGAGAATAAGCTGAAAGATAATCGTTTATATCTGCTGGAAATGGCTGCAATGAGCtcaaaaaaagtttcatcatCTTCTGGTACAACTGCGATCAATTGCTCCATGGAAGATTCTTTTGGAACTGACGGAAGCTTTAGGAAGCTTAGTTTTGACTGa
- the LOC131262547 gene encoding alpha-tocopherol transfer protein-like has translation MTALRPLAPELAEKARFELNEVPHRMVDDLAALRSWIAKQPHLNPRTDDQFLVNFLRGCKYSLEKTKEKLDNYYTVKTAIPEFFDNRDPINETLRNYMSFGVNLPLPHTLDADGPRLMLVRMGAYDASKHSIIDVMKVCYMITDVLLVNDDTSIIAGHMVLVDLRGLTFACMSQFSPTFIKKMTSVIEAFPIRTKGIHFINPSSGFDALYKLFHGFLSKKIQDRIQVHESFEALHKFVPKKYLPEEYGGSGGRLEDIIADWSKTLIINRDFFAEDAKFRNDERKRPGKPKNASTLFGVDGSFRTLEFD, from the exons atgaCTGCATTGAGACCACTGGCACCCGAGCTGGCAGAAAAGGCAAGATTTGAGCTGAACGAGGTGCCACACCGCATGGTAGATGATCTGGCAGCATTGAGATCCTGGATAGCCAAACAACCTCATCTTAATCCTCGTACCGATGACCAGTTCTTGGTAAATTTCTTACGAGGATGTAAGTATAGTCTCGAGAagacgaaggaaaaacttGACAATTATTACACAGTAAAAACAGCCATACCAGAGTTTTTCGACAATCGAGACCCGATAAACGAAACGCTACGGAATTACATGTCCTTCGG TGTTAACCTTCCTCTACCACACACATTGGATGCTGATGGGCCGAGACTTATGTTAGTGCGGATGGGTGCATACGACGCTTCAAAGCATTCCATTATAGATGTGATGAAAGTATGCTACATGATCACCGATGTATTGCTCGTAAATGACGACACTTCCATCATTGCTGGCCACATGGTGTTGGTCGACTTAAGAGGTCTAACTTTTGCCTGCATGTCACAGTTCAGTCCGACATTTATTAA aaaaatgacctCTGTTATTGAGGCTTTCCCAATCCGCACGAAAGGCATACATTTCATAAACCCATCGTCTGGCTTCGACGCTCTCTACAAACTTTTCCATGGATTTTTGAGCAAAAAAATTCAGGACCGCATTCAAGTGCACGAATCATTCGAAGCCCTGCACAAATTCGTTCCGAAGAAATATCTTCCCGAAGAAtatggtggtagtggtggacGACTTGAAGACATCATTGCAGACTGGAGTAAAACGCTAATTATTAACCGCGACTTTTTCGCCGAAGACGCGAAATTCCGAAACGACGAACGTAAACGACCTGGTAAACCCAAAAATGCAAGCACATTGTTTGGGGTGGATGGTTCGTTCCGCACGCTTGAATTTGATTAG